From Rudanella lutea DSM 19387, a single genomic window includes:
- a CDS encoding class I SAM-dependent methyltransferase, translating into MINQTLRRGRSILKKAYQQTLDSGERLLGLRDALTPPRSMIFVGAGDYKEVGEHFRTLFIELGGLKPTDEVLDIGCGIGRMAVPLVNYLAPTARYEGFDIVKSGIDWCQQHITPRYPNFRFQLADVYNSHYQPTGRYPATEYKFPFPDAQFDFIFLTSVFTHMPKPELENYIGQIARVLKPGGRCLATFFLLDEESRRLMPSPRSRYNLQYELDGRYVADLGDPDICTGFDKQYVLDLLQQKGYSTAPAFYPGTWCGRLEGKSFQDILVFQKPA; encoded by the coding sequence ATGATCAACCAAACACTCCGGCGCGGCCGATCTATTCTCAAAAAAGCATACCAGCAGACCCTCGATTCGGGCGAGCGACTTCTGGGCCTGCGCGATGCCCTCACTCCACCCCGTTCCATGATTTTTGTGGGGGCTGGCGACTACAAAGAGGTTGGCGAGCACTTTCGTACCCTGTTTATCGAGCTGGGTGGCCTCAAACCCACCGATGAAGTACTCGATATTGGCTGCGGCATCGGCCGAATGGCCGTTCCGCTGGTGAACTACCTTGCCCCTACTGCCCGCTACGAAGGTTTCGACATTGTGAAGTCGGGAATCGACTGGTGTCAGCAACACATTACGCCCCGGTACCCAAACTTCCGGTTTCAGTTGGCCGATGTGTACAACAGTCATTATCAGCCGACTGGCCGCTACCCGGCAACCGAGTACAAATTTCCGTTTCCCGACGCGCAGTTCGATTTCATCTTCCTGACCTCCGTGTTTACGCACATGCCCAAGCCGGAGCTGGAAAATTACATCGGGCAAATTGCGCGGGTACTCAAACCGGGCGGGCGGTGTTTGGCTACGTTCTTTTTGCTGGATGAGGAGTCGCGCCGGCTGATGCCCTCCCCCCGAAGCCGGTACAATCTGCAATACGAGCTCGATGGCCGGTACGTAGCCGACCTCGGCGACCCCGACATTTGTACGGGTTTCGACAAGCAGTACGTACTCGATTTGCTGCAACAAAAAGGCTACAGCACCGCCCCGGCCTTTTATCCCGGCACCTGGTGCGGCCGGCTCGAAGGCAAGTCGTTTCAGGATATTCTGGTTTTCCAGAAACCCGCCTGA
- a CDS encoding Zn-dependent alcohol dehydrogenase, which yields MFAKAAVATGDGHFRIDTIEVNPPQTDEILVEVKAAGICHTDYDSLSWQKPLVMGHEGAGIVRAVGPDVTRFRPGDPVILNWAIPCGSCFQCQEGNQHICEVNSPVTSGNRASGGHAALERTTYRGQPIERAFSLGTLSTYTVVRQAAAVRITAEMPFPSAAIVGCGVMTGYGSVVNAARVKPGRSVVVLGSGGVGLNVIQGARIAGAGMIIAIDINANRLDMARQYGATHTIQADRADTGLLWAAQQVKTLTAGRGADYAFECTAIPELGAAPLAMVRNAGMAVQVSGIEQTISIDMNLFEWDKVYINPLYGQCRPDIDFPILQRLYETGALLLDELITRTYTLDELQMAFDDMLAGRNAKGVVVF from the coding sequence ATGTTCGCAAAAGCTGCCGTTGCCACCGGCGATGGCCATTTCCGAATCGATACCATTGAGGTGAACCCGCCCCAGACCGACGAGATTCTGGTGGAGGTGAAAGCGGCCGGAATTTGCCACACCGATTACGACTCGCTGTCGTGGCAGAAACCCCTCGTCATGGGGCACGAAGGGGCCGGTATTGTTCGCGCGGTAGGGCCCGATGTAACCCGGTTTCGGCCGGGCGACCCGGTTATTTTGAACTGGGCCATTCCGTGCGGCAGCTGTTTTCAATGCCAGGAGGGTAATCAACACATTTGCGAGGTCAACTCACCCGTCACGTCGGGCAACCGGGCCAGTGGGGGGCACGCGGCCCTCGAACGCACCACCTACCGCGGACAGCCCATCGAGCGGGCCTTCAGCCTCGGCACCTTGTCGACCTACACGGTGGTACGGCAGGCCGCGGCCGTACGGATCACCGCCGAGATGCCGTTTCCGTCGGCAGCCATTGTAGGGTGCGGGGTTATGACCGGTTATGGCTCAGTGGTTAATGCTGCGCGGGTGAAGCCCGGCCGGTCGGTGGTGGTGCTCGGCAGTGGGGGCGTGGGCCTGAACGTGATTCAGGGTGCCCGCATTGCCGGAGCCGGTATGATTATCGCCATCGACATCAACGCCAACCGGCTCGATATGGCCCGGCAATACGGCGCTACCCACACCATTCAGGCCGACCGTGCCGATACGGGCCTGCTCTGGGCGGCCCAGCAGGTCAAAACGCTCACCGCTGGGCGCGGGGCCGACTATGCGTTTGAATGCACGGCTATTCCAGAGTTAGGTGCAGCTCCGCTTGCTATGGTGCGTAACGCGGGCATGGCCGTGCAGGTGAGCGGCATTGAGCAAACCATCTCAATCGACATGAACCTGTTTGAGTGGGACAAGGTGTACATCAATCCGTTGTACGGGCAGTGTCGGCCCGATATTGATTTCCCGATCCTCCAACGACTGTACGAAACGGGCGCGCTCCTGCTGGACGAACTCATCACCCGCACCTACACCCTCGATGAGCTACAAATGGCTTTCGACGATATGCTTGCCGGCCGAAATGCCAAAGGGGTTGTGGTATTCTAG
- a CDS encoding DUF2809 domain-containing protein, translated as MIPSTFSFTRRYFLIAVALFVVEVIIALFVRDRFIRPYGGDFLVVIMLHYGVKAFVRTPPRTIALGVLLFAYTLEILQHFRLVDQLGLSHSEIAKTVIGYGFEWWDMLAYTLGIVTVLVWEGRKKRLRPLLDEL; from the coding sequence ATGATTCCCTCTACATTTTCATTTACCCGGCGCTATTTTCTGATCGCTGTAGCGTTGTTCGTGGTTGAGGTGATTATTGCTCTGTTTGTGCGCGACCGGTTTATACGCCCTTACGGCGGAGATTTTCTGGTAGTCATTATGCTCCACTACGGGGTAAAGGCATTTGTGCGGACACCACCCCGAACTATAGCGCTGGGCGTGCTCCTGTTCGCTTACACCTTGGAGATACTCCAACATTTCAGGCTTGTCGACCAGCTCGGTTTGTCGCACAGCGAAATAGCTAAAACGGTCATTGGATACGGCTTTGAATGGTGGGATATGCTCGCTTACACACTCGGTATAGTCACGGTATTGGTATGGGAGGGACGAAAAAAGCGACTTCGCCCTCTTTTAGATGAACTGTGA
- a CDS encoding VOC family protein, with protein MKPTLSVLTLSVTDLPRAVAFYRDGLGLPTNGIIGEEFENGAVAFFQLQSGLRLALWPRQSMAHDTGLPDSSPSILALTLGHNVDSRTEVDTVMQQAEKAGARIVKPAQPTFYGGYAGYFADPDGHLWEIVWNPHIDTL; from the coding sequence ATGAAACCAACCCTTTCTGTACTTACGCTGAGCGTAACCGACCTCCCCCGCGCAGTGGCCTTCTACCGCGACGGACTAGGCTTGCCCACAAACGGCATCATTGGTGAAGAATTTGAAAACGGGGCGGTGGCTTTTTTTCAGTTGCAGTCCGGCCTGCGGCTTGCCCTGTGGCCTCGCCAAAGCATGGCTCATGATACCGGCCTCCCCGATTCGAGTCCATCCATACTCGCTCTTACGCTCGGTCATAACGTAGACAGCCGGACCGAAGTAGATACAGTGATGCAACAGGCTGAAAAAGCGGGTGCCCGGATTGTAAAACCGGCCCAACCCACGTTTTACGGCGGCTACGCGGGCTACTTTGCCGACCCCGACGGACACCTGTGGGAGATTGTCTGGAATCCGCACATTGATACACTATAA
- a CDS encoding MFS transporter, whose protein sequence is MTRNVKLGLKQNWKQFSLLVLINAFVGGMVGMERTIFPQFAQAQFGIDSKTAVLLFITAFGLSKAVANYYTGRLANTLGRRNLLLLGWLMAIPIPFILIYAPSWNWVIWANVLLGFSQGLTWSSTVVMKIDLVGEQDRGFAMGLNEFAGYLAVGVVAFLTGLVADRYGVTPYPFYIGIFIATTGFLLTLLWVNDTRAFVQQESKTVTSTQVDNVFWETTVKNKTLSSVTQAGLVNNLNDGMIWGLFPIVLLSLHYTNETIGVLTAIYPSVWGIGQLVTGKMSDHYSKKRMLFWGMLLQGLAISIIPFVDAVYGFALISGLLGLGTALVYPTFLNTIAQATNPQQRAESIGTFRLWRDLGYAFGAILSGITADLFGIDYAILLIGGLTILSALIIKFRMPESARPPVNTNTLSRVHS, encoded by the coding sequence ATGACCAGAAACGTAAAACTTGGCCTCAAGCAAAACTGGAAACAGTTTTCCCTCCTGGTACTTATCAATGCCTTTGTGGGCGGTATGGTCGGTATGGAACGGACTATTTTCCCCCAGTTTGCCCAGGCGCAATTTGGCATCGACTCCAAAACCGCAGTTCTTTTGTTTATCACCGCCTTCGGGCTCTCGAAAGCCGTTGCCAACTACTACACCGGGCGGCTGGCCAACACATTAGGCCGTAGAAATTTACTCTTGCTTGGCTGGCTGATGGCCATTCCAATCCCGTTCATCCTGATTTATGCCCCGAGCTGGAATTGGGTGATTTGGGCCAATGTGCTTTTAGGGTTTAGTCAGGGGCTGACCTGGAGTAGCACCGTTGTCATGAAAATTGATCTGGTTGGCGAACAGGATCGGGGCTTTGCTATGGGCCTCAACGAGTTTGCCGGGTATCTGGCCGTGGGCGTTGTGGCCTTCTTGACTGGGTTGGTGGCTGACCGGTATGGGGTTACGCCCTACCCGTTCTACATCGGGATATTTATTGCCACAACTGGCTTTCTTTTAACCCTTTTGTGGGTAAACGATACCCGAGCGTTCGTACAGCAGGAAAGTAAGACCGTCACCTCAACACAGGTTGACAATGTATTCTGGGAAACAACGGTCAAAAACAAAACCTTGAGTTCGGTTACGCAGGCAGGCCTGGTCAACAACCTGAACGATGGTATGATCTGGGGCTTGTTCCCGATTGTACTCCTGTCGCTGCATTATACGAACGAAACGATTGGTGTTCTCACCGCTATTTACCCCTCAGTTTGGGGGATTGGCCAACTCGTTACGGGCAAAATGTCTGACCATTACTCAAAGAAACGAATGCTTTTTTGGGGGATGCTCTTGCAGGGATTAGCCATCTCGATCATCCCGTTTGTGGATGCCGTTTACGGGTTTGCTCTAATTTCGGGTCTTCTGGGATTGGGCACGGCTTTGGTTTACCCTACGTTCCTGAATACGATTGCCCAGGCAACCAATCCGCAGCAACGGGCCGAAAGTATCGGCACTTTTCGGCTATGGCGCGACTTAGGCTATGCATTCGGGGCCATTCTATCCGGTATCACCGCAGACCTGTTCGGCATTGATTATGCCATTTTGCTAATTGGCGGTCTCACCATTCTTTCTGCCCTGATCATTAAATTCCGTATGCCAGAGTCTGCGCGACCACCGGTTAACACAAACACCCTCAGCCGGGTGCATTCATGA
- a CDS encoding Crp/Fnr family transcriptional regulator encodes MHHPLISYFLKITTLTPHEVDTLIASMEVKQYPKKAFLLKEGQQHTDTLFVLKGCVRQFHIVDGNDITTNFFTEEQWIIAPDTLSTKRPSPYALTCMEDTTVVVGNEQKAQALFRQFPKFETTSRQIIEAVLMEQQRLLTSYITDSPEQRYLNVLETRPDLLQRVPQYDIATYIGVKPESLSRIRRKLQTKR; translated from the coding sequence GTGCATCATCCGTTAATCAGCTACTTCCTGAAAATAACCACACTCACGCCCCATGAAGTCGATACACTCATTGCGAGCATGGAGGTTAAGCAGTATCCTAAAAAAGCATTTCTCTTGAAGGAAGGCCAACAACACACCGACACTCTTTTTGTGCTCAAGGGCTGTGTTCGTCAATTCCATATCGTTGATGGCAACGACATTACCACCAACTTCTTTACCGAAGAGCAATGGATAATTGCACCCGATACCCTGAGCACAAAAAGGCCCTCACCCTATGCGTTAACATGTATGGAAGATACCACCGTAGTGGTAGGCAACGAGCAAAAAGCACAGGCTTTATTCCGCCAATTCCCCAAATTTGAAACCACTTCACGCCAGATTATTGAGGCCGTACTGATGGAACAGCAACGCTTGCTGACCTCTTACATCACCGACAGCCCGGAGCAGCGTTATCTAAACGTATTAGAAACCCGCCCCGACTTACTACAGCGCGTACCCCAGTATGATATCGCAACGTACATTGGCGTTAAACCTGAGTCATTGAGTCGAATCCGACGAAAACTCCAGACGAAGCGTTAA
- a CDS encoding GLPGLI family protein — protein MKKIHAFLPLAAFLLTQTVTAQDAITSGEIRYEATRRIDLSQVRVNINGQEVRPGGTLPNGQTFDVPQTTTYGQSLLFSGDMAMEKRDAPAMMMRTMRVGGPDGPGGAAGGDRGPDNRPMRNGRFTPPFDNSTYIDMSSQTMITVLSVKKDSVTTEHYRNDEPITRDSTWREDDKTKKLLGYKCKRATANIRNTPYTIWYTTEIPLTYSPVARLTPDKGVVLQIESDQEAFKATKIEARAIDAVTLRPNAKAQLVSKKQMEEIRRKSMASFRQRMMAENPMRN, from the coding sequence ATGAAAAAGATACACGCTTTTTTACCCCTTGCAGCTTTTCTGCTGACCCAGACGGTAACGGCACAGGACGCCATCACGTCGGGCGAAATTCGGTACGAAGCCACCCGCCGGATCGACCTTTCGCAGGTGCGGGTCAATATCAATGGTCAGGAGGTGCGGCCGGGCGGCACCCTGCCCAACGGGCAGACATTCGATGTCCCCCAAACGACGACCTACGGCCAATCGCTGCTGTTTTCGGGTGATATGGCCATGGAGAAGCGGGATGCGCCGGCCATGATGATGCGCACCATGCGGGTAGGTGGCCCCGACGGACCCGGCGGTGCAGCCGGTGGCGACCGTGGGCCCGACAACCGCCCGATGCGCAACGGCCGGTTTACGCCCCCCTTCGACAATAGCACCTACATCGATATGTCGTCGCAAACAATGATCACGGTGCTGAGTGTGAAAAAAGATTCGGTCACGACGGAGCACTACCGCAACGATGAGCCCATCACCCGCGACTCTACCTGGCGCGAAGACGATAAGACCAAGAAACTGCTGGGCTATAAATGCAAGCGGGCTACAGCCAATATACGGAATACGCCCTACACGATCTGGTACACCACCGAGATTCCGCTCACGTACTCGCCAGTGGCCCGGCTAACGCCCGACAAAGGCGTGGTGCTTCAGATCGAGAGCGATCAGGAAGCTTTTAAAGCCACCAAGATTGAGGCCAGGGCTATTGATGCCGTTACACTACGGCCCAACGCCAAAGCACAGCTGGTATCGAAAAAACAGATGGAAGAAATCCGGCGGAAATCGATGGCCAGTTTCCGGCAACGCATGATGGCCGAAAACCCCATGCGGAATTAA
- a CDS encoding DUF6326 family protein encodes MKSRKELLTILWIFVTLNYLYCDLIGLMDANLLRQYLTGRVDGLTINEPFLLGAGILMEIPIAMVLLATVLPKTANGWANLVAGCIKTAVMIATFFMGSATLYYIFFASIEIATTLFIIMYAWHWLKEEVA; translated from the coding sequence ATGAAATCAAGAAAGGAACTGCTTACAATCCTGTGGATTTTCGTCACGTTGAACTATCTCTATTGCGATTTGATCGGGTTGATGGATGCGAATCTGCTAAGGCAATACCTGACCGGAAGGGTTGACGGGCTAACGATCAATGAGCCTTTTCTGCTTGGCGCAGGTATTCTGATGGAGATCCCCATTGCTATGGTGCTGCTGGCAACCGTGCTCCCTAAAACTGCGAATGGCTGGGCCAATCTTGTGGCTGGATGTATAAAAACGGCCGTCATGATTGCTACCTTCTTTATGGGTTCGGCTACGCTTTATTACATATTCTTTGCGTCGATTGAGATAGCTACTACCTTGTTTATCATAATGTATGCATGGCACTGGCTAAAGGAGGAGGTGGCTTAA